GTCCAAATTGTTGTAAGCCTAAGCACCGATCTTTTCATTTGGACAAAACAAAGTGTCTTAGCATGTGTAAAGTGAATGTTAGACCAATAAAATATACTAATTAAATTGATATGCAGTCTGCGTTTATTCAGCAATCCTTCCCGTTTCTTGGTTGCCAGTTCCACTTGTATTGTGTACGTCTGTTTAAGACTTTCCCCAGTTTTCTTTGTACTATTTGCTCTTATGATTCACCCTTTGGGCTGCGTTTAACGTCGGTAAGCTATTATGAttctttgatttaaaaaaactgtatTATTATTGATGAAATGGGTTTTCCTATCTAGAAACCGTGACAACTAAATAACGCAACTAACGCAAATAATAACGCTAATAATGCAACGTGCTTAGACTCGTGTCCATTATCAAGACAGAAGAATCTTATAGCATGAAATTGCCGTCAGATACCACGACACAGAGGACCATCACCTGGGCAGGATGTTTGGTGCGGAATCTTAACGTAACACCTTAGGATTTTTCAGCCAGGTATTGACCGTTTCGCCGGTTGAGGATTTGATCCACTGTGAAAATGTTCTTGCGAGAGAAATCTTGACAACGGGCGAGCTGCGCTTTTGCCAATTCATGACCAAAACAAACGCTGTCAACATGTGTCTGGGGGTCTAAGCATGGCTTTGAAGCCCAAGGTCTTCGTGAACGGCTTTCCTGATGGTGCTCTCGTTCACATCCATCTCCTCAGCCAACCTGGGGATGAAGAATGTTGGGTCGGCATGATTTTTGGTCTTTCAAAGCTCTCCAAACATTGGGAAATTAAGCTTGATCTTAGTATAAAACAATGTATTCATGGGAACATGtgcaaaatgataaaaattgtCTATCTGTTAGTACTTTCGTTTTAGCAATATCATTGTTGACGATGAGCGCAGAAGCCGCCGTAAAGGAAGTCTCTTTCCAAATAGAGAAAAAGAGTAACTCGGCAGGAAAATACAGCCCTATAAAAGGATATCACTCCTCCTAGATATCCGTTAGTTGCAAAGCCTTGCTAAAACGGTTCTCCAGGTAGATACACCTTGCATCTCAAtatcaaacattaaaagatttttttcaaagtaatttGGTCTTGTTTGGCCGtgatgaaataaagaaaatgccTTGATTTGTCTCTCCAGTGAACAATCCTGGAAACTGACACTATCCTAGCTTGAAGATGGGTCAATGTCTATCCTCGCGGATCCAAAAGTGGTGCAATTGCTTCCTTGTGGAACCCTCACACGAACCAAGTAAGTAAATTAGCCCTCGTCAAATTAATAAAGTTTTTCTTGACACTTACCTTGTCATCTAAAATATTATACTAAACCGATAGGTTCGGACCCTAACATCTTGGAATTTCGGGCTCGCAGCTCAAGCCTCGACCAAGGACCAATGGTCCAATATGAACCCAAGGACCTTCGTCAGACCCGTCGGGGCCTAGCTTGGATCCCGGTTTGTAATTGAATTAGACAATGTGCTATGCGATCATCACTGATTCACATTCTAACTTGATTCCAGAACCATTTATCCATGGATTCCAGTTCCGATGGACATGGTCTTGAGGTTAAAGAAGGGGTCGAGTCTGTGATGGGGGAAGGTGTgatcttcaaatatttctatCGCTCTAATCAGAGCATTGACATGGAGAAAGGCATCATGCTAGTCAAAGCTTGAAACTTCTCCTTCACAAGTTGATGGTCCAAGAATTGTTGGTTGATAATCTTCTGTCCTTTGATCAGTGGAGGCTTTTTTGTTTATCTGAGAATCAATTTTTAATAGCTCTTAAGGGGCCTTTGTTATGATTGTCATTTgtatttctatttttacacGTATTGGTGCCCAATTAGAGctattcaaaattgggttgaaaTGGTACGAATGTTTTTTTGATGCTTTCCGGTGTTATGACTTGAAAGCTTCACAACTTAGGAACATGGCTGTAaatcttgttttcattttatcaCAATATGCCCGTCGGTACAAGGTACCAGAAGGTTTGAAAGCGCATTATCTGAAATACTTAAAAATATATTCTAAATTAATGTGCTTTTCGAAAACACCGAATTAAGATCAGCTTTCCCTCAATTAGGCTTTAGGTCGACAGACACTACTCAAGGTCTTAATCAGTCCTCATTGTTTATTTGTGATTGTAAAAGATGACTGTCAAAATTGAGAAGAATAAATTGAATACCAAGCTGAAGTGCTCCTGAACATGAACATTTATCAGATCATGATGACTTAGGATTGAATCGAATACCAGTATTGATGGTTCGTAGATCAGTTCAATGGGATTGAAGATGAGGTACGGATATTGATGAGTGACCCGCGTTCACGTTGATCTACAGGGGTGGCAAAAAGTTCGTGGGCACACAAAATATCTGATATTTCTGTTCTGCCGAAAGTTATCatgagaaaaatgatctgCTTTGAGAAATGTAGCAAGTTTCAATGAGAAGGAAACAGCATCAACAATAGCACGGACTGTCTCCATGGGGATGTCCTCCGATGCTGACGTCAAAATGGGCGTCTGTTTTGACCTTGGTTGACGTTTCCTTGGGCAATCATTAGATGTACCAAGCTTATGATAAGGTCaaatttttggacacccttATCAAATTTTTGGACACCACAAAAACTTTATGGCCACCTTGATTGTAATGTTCTATAACAAGATTTCGAAGTACTTTATAGGTAATCAATCTTTTTcagaatgtttcaaaatttcaacgTAAACATGGCTTGTTGATGCTTCACAAGACAAGGTGaccaaaaatttgaatgcGTTACTTCTCATTGACTAACGACCCCTTTGCCATCGAACTTTGTGCCACCATTCTAGAAACAAATATGAGGAGCGTTCGCATCAATTCAGCTCGCTAACATCACAAATGCATTATACTGTTTTGAACGGCATATATGTCACCAAAACGAActggttccattttggacTCCAgatttcgaaaagtgactGTATATACGATGTATTTTGTGACCCAACGCTAGTGAGATTGGTATTTTTGGGCATCTGGGCgggttttgttgaaaatggacTATAGTAGCCAATATGATTGTTCGAGTTCTAAACCTACAATCAACCtgaggttggttggttgtgacaattttttggttttccaaGGACTTATTCAATAACAACAGGGAATCCAGTTTTTGTTGTGTCTGAAGTAACTTACTTAAAAGGGAATTGACTCAAGGATTTGTgactttgccttttttcattgGGTTTCGAACGAACCAGGACAACAAGTGCTCTAAGTAACTAATCAATGGAACAGCCatgattggaatttttttatATCAAGATTAATATTTGGTCTCCTCTGTATACTCGACAAATTATGACATCGGTTTGTATGTGTTCGTGAAGGGAAAAAACAATGTGGGAAAATTAGTTAAATATTGGTGAGAAACGTTACACAGCCCGAACTAAATGGgtattgctaaataaactactcataacatgccatgaacgcaatttcttttccggacattatgtgacagGGGTTGCTAACTATGCATAAGATTTTAGTACAACTCACCCAAAGCAACTCAAACTGATTATAAATCAATAAAGAacaatcggcccaatcgggcctttatttggtagaNNNNNNNNNNNNNNNNNNNNNNNNNNNNNNNNNNNNNNNNAATCCTGCAAAGGCAAATTTCCCTACATTTGTAtcattggttgaaatattttggcgaacgatttaaaaaaactgtatTATTATTGATGAAATGGGTTTTCCTATCTAGAAACCGTGACAACTAAATAACGCAACTAACGCAAATAATAACGCTAANATAAGATTTTAGTACAACTCACCCAAAGCAACTCAAACTGATTATAAATCAATAAAGAacaatcggcccaatcgggcctttatttggtagaggctagctcacaaagcgccctctgtagtgcagaacgtaaaacatatttcgggTAGCGTAAGAAGCCGATGGGTCAGAAATATAGATTACATTACGTTCCAATTACATTCAAACGTCAAAAAATTGCTTCTCGGCTTTAAAACCGAACTATATCGCCGGGCTATGGTGATTAGtcaatcaaagccaaa
This genomic interval from Tigriopus californicus strain San Diego chromosome 6, Tcal_SD_v2.1, whole genome shotgun sequence contains the following:
- the LOC131882365 gene encoding uncharacterized protein LOC131882365, translating into MGQCLSSRIQKWCNCFLVEPSHEPSSDPNILEFRARSSSLDQGPMVQYEPKDLRQTRRGLAWIPNHLSMDSSSDGHGLEVKEGVESVMGEGVIFKYFYRSNQSIDMEKGIMLVKA